A portion of the Candidatus Pristimantibacillus lignocellulolyticus genome contains these proteins:
- a CDS encoding GIY-YIG nuclease family protein, with protein MDMSKRKELLEEYKLIKTYMGVAQIKNKQNGKIYIDSYNNLKNKWLTLQMQLDAGRFANAQLQKDWKEFGSDAFEYEVLEQKEADKVTDMRWELKVILKPWLQKLQPFEDKGYNKPQKN; from the coding sequence ATGGATATGAGCAAACGCAAGGAGTTGCTTGAGGAATATAAGCTGATCAAGACTTATATGGGAGTCGCACAAATCAAAAACAAACAGAACGGAAAAATCTATATCGATAGCTATAACAACTTAAAAAATAAATGGCTCACCCTTCAGATGCAACTGGATGCAGGAAGATTTGCAAATGCCCAGTTGCAGAAGGATTGGAAAGAATTTGGATCCGATGCGTTCGAGTATGAGGTGTTGGAGCAGAAGGAAGCAGACAAGGTGACTGATATGCGATGGGAACTGAAAGTAATCTTGAAGCCTTGGCTTCAGAAGTTGCAGCCCTTTGAGGACAAAGGGTACAATAAGCCCCAAAAGAATTAA
- a CDS encoding histidine kinase, producing MPKFNLYRKMLGVILIMLIPIIVLYVYSNKTSTEVLRAELEKSNRDQLKFFQQQMDTSIHSVSQWPNLLINDPDISNLKDIFEMKSDYLDLNTIELIKRIQKKLSIQENSVNWQSKLKVYSPALKRVITSSNVYTYDPQNMIDQMEAGWKVSSQLDENKEQVYSFSLMIASPYSSFYDPGHANLIIEVEFNSNNIVTMLNAFRGDGNRSPFYYVRTNELIYHSYSDRAFIDELLPYLKLDEIEQSDYKVVELNGDSYLVNMERSTTTGWILIDYLPLSEMLSPIKKTNMLFYASVLTLLLMSIVVVYFLYVQVQVPIKQLVTSFQRLKKEDYSVRLQPKGNTEFAFVFTRFNSMVTQIQELFQRSYLEQIHIREAKLKQLQAQINPHFFYNCFSFISSMAKLQNYQAIIAMSQNLSDYYRYTTRQEKEFVPMGEEVHFVKSYLDICTMRMKRLQYQIQVPAWLQQELVPPLIIQPLVENAIIHGIEPSIAASTIIIEVTEHNGEIIIRVEDDGKGLSDEEMITLERSLNYPMTEEMGCGLWNVHQRLSLRYGEHAGITLSRSKLGGLCVSIRWQTELKQHDEWSDHEDDRNSIGG from the coding sequence ATGCCCAAGTTTAATTTATATAGAAAAATGCTTGGTGTTATTCTAATCATGTTAATCCCAATTATCGTGTTGTATGTATATTCTAACAAGACGAGTACGGAAGTATTACGTGCAGAGCTAGAGAAATCTAATCGAGATCAGCTAAAGTTTTTTCAACAACAGATGGATACTTCTATTCATTCGGTCAGTCAGTGGCCGAATCTCTTAATTAATGATCCTGATATATCTAATTTGAAAGATATCTTCGAAATGAAAAGTGATTATCTTGATTTGAATACGATCGAGTTAATTAAGAGAATACAGAAGAAACTGAGTATTCAAGAAAACTCAGTTAATTGGCAAAGTAAATTGAAGGTCTACTCGCCGGCATTAAAAAGGGTAATAACATCTAGTAACGTGTATACATATGACCCGCAAAATATGATCGATCAGATGGAAGCAGGTTGGAAAGTTAGCAGTCAACTTGATGAGAACAAAGAACAAGTTTATAGCTTTTCATTAATGATCGCTTCACCATATTCAAGTTTTTATGATCCTGGGCATGCTAATTTAATAATTGAAGTTGAATTTAATAGTAACAATATTGTTACTATGCTGAATGCATTTCGAGGTGATGGTAACCGAAGTCCATTCTATTATGTGAGAACTAACGAACTAATTTATCATAGTTATTCTGATCGTGCATTTATTGATGAACTATTACCCTACTTGAAATTAGATGAGATCGAGCAGTCTGATTATAAGGTCGTCGAATTGAATGGTGATTCCTATCTCGTTAATATGGAACGGTCTACGACAACAGGTTGGATATTAATTGATTACTTACCACTGTCAGAAATGCTTTCACCTATTAAGAAGACCAATATGCTTTTCTATGCATCGGTACTGACACTTTTATTGATGTCAATTGTAGTTGTCTACTTTCTGTATGTACAAGTTCAAGTTCCAATCAAACAGCTTGTAACAAGTTTTCAACGTCTGAAGAAAGAGGATTACTCTGTACGTTTACAGCCGAAAGGGAACACTGAATTCGCTTTTGTATTTACTCGATTTAATTCGATGGTTACACAAATTCAAGAATTATTCCAACGTTCATATTTAGAGCAGATTCATATCCGTGAAGCTAAGTTAAAGCAACTTCAAGCACAAATCAATCCGCATTTTTTCTATAATTGCTTCTCATTTATTTCAAGTATGGCGAAGTTACAAAACTATCAAGCGATTATTGCAATGTCACAAAATCTATCGGATTACTATCGATACACGACTAGACAAGAGAAAGAGTTTGTCCCTATGGGAGAAGAAGTTCATTTCGTGAAGAGTTATTTGGATATTTGTACAATGCGTATGAAGCGGCTTCAATATCAAATTCAAGTGCCGGCATGGTTACAGCAAGAACTTGTACCGCCACTTATCATTCAGCCGTTGGTAGAAAATGCAATTATACATGGAATCGAACCATCTATTGCAGCTAGTACGATAATAATAGAGGTAACGGAGCACAATGGAGAAATCATAATACGAGTAGAAGATGACGGAAAAGGGTTGAGCGATGAGGAGATGATCACTTTAGAACGCAGCTTAAATTATCCGATGACTGAGGAGATGGGCTGTGGGTTATGGAATGTGCATCAACGACTTTCCTTACGCTATGGTGAACATGCAGGAATTACATTATCTCGTTCGAAATTAGGCGGATTATGTGTGAGTATACGTTGGCAAACAGAGTTAAAACAACATGATGAATGGAGTGATCATGAAGATGATAGAAATTCTATTGGTGGATGA
- a CDS encoding response regulator has translation MIEILLVDDESYVTESLALTIPWIEIGVEAVYQASSALEAIEIMERQQIDILVTDIRMPEQTGLQLIEQVQSRWPNIRAILLTGYSDFEYAKKALKLKAVDYLLKPVNDEQFITCITAQVELLRNEWKRVEETLQQMYSRKGEHSLLQRQFMHDILLGRTYNEQAFATKLEQYEVKLQYGQSAILLTAQLAGRFINMDRDSSQLIEYAVGNIAEEIFPSPYRIWHSSAPHECVVIVITLPEDADRKLYDRRYVQQLCLEFQQQVSKHLDGGLSIVMSDWFTFPTTISQLYREALTALYRIQLHEPELVLLDAVANNMQPMNNALEELYKPPTFIHLLESAQWQSAKQKLDGLFHSDILQNQTRESIYEAFIAISNGIIYVAHKKGLDIRKIDPHGLNLLFDRGLISSAMNLKTWSYDLIDTLQLHFSESDSYQKKHIIKQVQELVNHELGIDTSVKTIADRVFLHPVYLSKLYKSETGESLGDFIIRMRMEKAVYMLKYTNKKIYEITTELGYQNPQYFSKIFRKYYGCTPNEFRDQ, from the coding sequence ATGATAGAAATTCTATTGGTGGATGATGAATCTTATGTTACAGAAAGTCTTGCACTAACGATACCTTGGATAGAAATAGGTGTTGAAGCTGTCTATCAAGCTTCATCTGCACTTGAAGCAATAGAAATAATGGAACGCCAACAAATTGATATTCTTGTTACTGATATTCGGATGCCAGAACAGACAGGCTTACAATTAATTGAACAAGTTCAATCTCGTTGGCCAAATATACGTGCAATTCTATTAACAGGATACTCAGACTTTGAATATGCGAAAAAAGCATTAAAGTTAAAAGCTGTAGATTATTTGTTGAAACCTGTGAACGATGAGCAGTTTATTACATGTATTACTGCACAAGTTGAATTACTAAGAAACGAATGGAAACGTGTTGAAGAAACTCTCCAGCAAATGTACTCTCGTAAAGGGGAACATTCTCTATTACAAAGACAATTTATGCATGATATTTTGTTGGGACGTACGTACAATGAACAAGCATTTGCCACGAAATTAGAACAATATGAAGTTAAATTACAATATGGACAGTCAGCAATACTGTTAACTGCACAATTAGCAGGAAGATTTATTAATATGGATCGTGATTCTTCACAATTGATTGAGTATGCTGTTGGTAACATAGCAGAGGAAATATTTCCAAGTCCATATCGCATATGGCATAGTAGTGCACCACATGAATGCGTAGTGATTGTAATAACACTACCAGAAGATGCAGACAGGAAATTATATGATAGAAGATATGTACAGCAATTATGTCTTGAATTTCAACAACAAGTATCGAAGCATTTGGATGGTGGCTTGTCAATTGTCATGTCGGATTGGTTCACTTTCCCAACGACGATTAGTCAATTATATAGAGAAGCACTTACTGCACTTTATCGCATTCAATTACATGAACCTGAGCTTGTACTACTTGATGCAGTAGCTAACAATATGCAACCGATGAATAATGCTCTTGAAGAGCTATACAAGCCGCCAACATTTATACATTTATTAGAATCTGCACAATGGCAGTCCGCTAAGCAGAAATTGGATGGTTTATTTCACAGTGACATTTTGCAAAATCAGACAAGAGAAAGCATATATGAGGCATTTATCGCGATTTCCAACGGAATTATTTATGTTGCTCACAAGAAAGGATTAGATATACGTAAAATTGACCCCCATGGTTTGAATTTGCTATTTGATCGAGGATTAATAAGTAGCGCAATGAATTTGAAAACATGGTCGTATGATCTTATCGATACACTTCAACTTCATTTCAGCGAAAGTGACAGTTATCAGAAAAAGCATATTATTAAGCAAGTACAAGAGTTAGTAAATCACGAGCTAGGTATCGATACATCTGTAAAGACGATAGCAGACCGTGTCTTTTTACATCCAGTGTATTTATCAAAATTATATAAGAGTGAGACAGGTGAAAGTTTAGGAGATTTCATAATTCGAATGAGAATGGAAAAGGCTGTATATATGCTGAAATATACTAATAAGAAGATTTATGAAATAACGACGGAGTTAGGTTATCAGAACCCGCAATATTTCAGTAAAATATTTAGAAAATACTATGGATGTACTCCGAATGAGTTTCGTGATCAGTAA
- a CDS encoding extracellular solute-binding protein produces the protein MKKNMNKGIFLALVIIMITSVLAACGSNNGKNPATTPNNSGNTPKDGNSATENKGAYRDKYDPPITISTAWGIDPELKFKNNETMENNVATKWALDTLGIEIKSLWSVTDSNNAFETKMRLSLNSANEIPDVVTIGTPQLAHELIDSGLFREAGSLFDEYASDTWKNAMALDDNVWNPYTRDGDRMGIPVLDYAYNHDYLLWIRQDWLDALKLEAPKTIAELENVMEQFKNNNPDGLAPADVTPLSMGTKMKLNTWMGDPSWIFGAFGTLPEQWNQAEDGTLAYGSIQPGMKEGLALLRDWHSKGYIPKEIALWDENQTSVPAVAGTAGIIAGPYWMSGWPLSDTAANAPNAVWKPLGIPTGEDGTAMRHGTHYTNGVTLISTKMKNPEAFFTYQNYLFENFADPKVGSEFENGLFKNYDFDIAEDGTLLRYDDIPGGYVNSVRYLLVRDGARIPDAQMKALMNLASGAEPTTRLEKEVKAAYGLETPAAAVVLLEQEAISFKDMFTGPPTETMNTKLDYLKKIELTTFNEIIYGNKDISAFDDFVAQWKAEGGDQITKEVNEWYNGIK, from the coding sequence ATGAAGAAAAACATGAACAAAGGTATTTTTCTTGCTTTGGTAATCATCATGATAACTTCTGTTCTAGCTGCTTGTGGCAGTAATAATGGAAAAAACCCAGCTACAACTCCGAATAATAGTGGCAACACACCTAAGGATGGTAATTCAGCTACTGAAAATAAAGGTGCTTATCGTGATAAATATGATCCTCCAATTACGATATCTACTGCATGGGGCATTGACCCTGAATTAAAATTTAAAAACAACGAAACGATGGAAAATAACGTAGCTACAAAATGGGCGCTTGATACACTTGGAATCGAGATTAAATCATTATGGTCTGTAACGGACTCTAATAATGCATTCGAAACTAAAATGCGTCTATCGCTTAATTCAGCAAATGAAATTCCCGATGTTGTAACGATCGGTACTCCGCAACTAGCACATGAACTAATTGACTCTGGTCTATTTCGTGAAGCAGGTTCGTTGTTCGATGAGTATGCTAGCGATACATGGAAAAATGCAATGGCACTAGATGATAATGTATGGAATCCATATACTCGTGATGGTGATCGTATGGGTATTCCGGTTCTTGATTATGCTTATAATCACGACTATCTACTATGGATCAGACAGGATTGGTTGGATGCATTGAAACTGGAAGCTCCAAAAACAATTGCTGAGCTAGAAAATGTTATGGAACAATTCAAAAATAACAATCCAGATGGTCTTGCACCAGCTGACGTAACTCCTCTAAGTATGGGGACAAAAATGAAATTAAACACTTGGATGGGTGATCCATCATGGATCTTTGGTGCATTCGGTACGTTGCCTGAGCAATGGAATCAAGCTGAGGATGGTACATTAGCGTATGGTTCGATTCAACCAGGTATGAAGGAAGGTTTAGCTTTACTTCGTGATTGGCATTCAAAAGGTTATATTCCTAAAGAAATAGCACTATGGGATGAAAACCAAACTTCAGTGCCAGCTGTTGCTGGTACAGCCGGTATTATCGCTGGTCCTTATTGGATGAGTGGATGGCCATTATCTGACACAGCAGCTAACGCTCCAAATGCTGTATGGAAACCGCTTGGTATTCCTACAGGTGAAGACGGTACTGCGATGCGCCATGGTACACATTATACGAATGGTGTTACATTAATTAGTACGAAGATGAAAAACCCTGAAGCGTTCTTTACTTATCAGAACTATTTATTCGAAAACTTTGCTGATCCAAAAGTTGGTAGTGAGTTTGAGAATGGTCTATTCAAAAATTATGACTTCGATATTGCTGAGGATGGAACATTACTACGTTATGATGATATTCCAGGTGGTTATGTAAATTCTGTACGTTATCTATTAGTACGTGACGGAGCTCGTATTCCAGATGCGCAGATGAAGGCACTTATGAATCTAGCTAGTGGTGCTGAGCCTACAACACGTCTAGAGAAAGAAGTGAAAGCGGCTTATGGATTAGAAACTCCAGCTGCAGCAGTTGTTTTACTAGAACAAGAAGCTATTTCATTCAAAGATATGTTTACAGGTCCACCGACAGAAACAATGAATACTAAGCTTGATTATTTGAAAAAAATTGAGCTAACAACATTTAACGAAATTATTTATGGTAATAAAGACATCTCTGCTTTTGATGATTTTGTTGCACAATGGAAAGCTGAAGGTGGCGACCAAATTACGAAAGAAGTGAATGAATGGTACAATGGGATTAAATAA
- a CDS encoding ABC transporter permease subunit translates to MRRIKNWPFHLMILPSLLFLIVFNYVPMLGIVIAFQDFKPWLGVFDSKWIGLDNFRYLFSRADSVQVIWNTFIIAGLKVIFNLIVPFFFAILLNEIRKTFISRTIQTLVYLPHFLSWVILGGILTDILSTDGGLINRMLVSVFNIDPIPFLSSGNWFRFTVVLSEVWKEFGYGTIVFIAALANINPSLYEASEVDGASRWKQTLYITIPSLLPMAVVVGTLSLGNILNAGFDQIFNLYNSLVYAKGDIIDTFVYRTAILEGNFGLATAVGLFKSVVSMILIVISYRLAYKLANYRVF, encoded by the coding sequence ATGAGACGAATAAAAAATTGGCCGTTTCACCTTATGATTTTACCATCGTTATTATTTTTAATCGTATTCAATTATGTTCCAATGTTAGGAATTGTTATAGCTTTCCAAGATTTTAAGCCGTGGCTAGGTGTATTTGATTCCAAGTGGATCGGGCTAGATAACTTTAGATACTTGTTCTCGCGAGCAGATAGTGTTCAAGTTATTTGGAATACATTTATTATTGCCGGTTTGAAAGTCATATTTAACTTAATTGTTCCGTTCTTCTTTGCTATTTTGTTAAATGAAATTAGAAAAACATTTATTAGTCGTACGATTCAAACATTAGTATACCTACCACATTTCCTATCATGGGTTATTCTTGGAGGTATTCTAACAGATATCCTTTCAACAGATGGTGGGCTTATTAATAGGATGTTAGTTTCAGTCTTTAATATAGATCCGATTCCATTTCTATCTAGTGGTAATTGGTTCCGCTTTACGGTAGTCCTCTCTGAAGTTTGGAAGGAATTTGGTTACGGCACCATTGTCTTTATTGCTGCATTAGCTAATATTAACCCTTCATTGTATGAAGCGTCTGAGGTAGATGGAGCTTCTCGTTGGAAACAAACACTATATATAACAATTCCATCACTATTGCCAATGGCAGTTGTTGTCGGTACATTATCGCTTGGTAACATTTTGAATGCGGGCTTTGATCAAATATTTAATCTGTACAATTCCCTAGTTTATGCAAAGGGTGATATTATCGATACGTTTGTGTATCGAACAGCAATACTTGAAGGTAACTTTGGATTAGCAACTGCAGTTGGACTATTCAAATCTGTTGTTTCGATGATATTAATTGTCATCTCATATCGTCTTGCTTACAAGTTAGCTAATTATCGCGTTTTCTAA
- a CDS encoding carbohydrate ABC transporter permease has translation MYHKTLPYRIFNIGNTIFLLIIALCCILPIFHILAVSFSAKSAADGNLVSFWPVGITTIAYEKTLNNPIFIGSIWIAVKRTVLGTVLTLALACLAAYPLSKEVHAFKSRNIYAWIFVFTMIFNGGLVPFYVVIQKLQLMNSFWVLIIPGAVNVWLTILLLNFFRGVPKELEEAALIDGAGHFRTLFSIYLPVSLPALATLGLFSIVFHWNSWFDGMLYLNDKTDFPLATFLQTVIVQRDMSSMSFNPVEMKMLSQKTVRASQIFLGALPVMIIYPLLQRFFVKGLVIGSVKE, from the coding sequence ATGTATCATAAAACATTGCCATATCGAATTTTCAATATAGGTAACACGATTTTCTTGCTTATTATAGCGCTATGCTGCATATTGCCAATATTTCATATATTAGCTGTATCATTCAGCGCGAAATCTGCTGCTGATGGCAACCTCGTTAGTTTCTGGCCGGTAGGTATTACGACGATTGCTTATGAGAAAACATTAAACAATCCGATATTTATAGGTTCAATATGGATAGCTGTAAAGCGAACGGTATTAGGAACAGTCTTAACGCTTGCATTAGCTTGCTTAGCTGCTTATCCATTATCGAAAGAAGTTCATGCTTTCAAAAGCCGTAATATCTATGCTTGGATATTTGTCTTTACGATGATATTTAACGGCGGATTAGTTCCATTCTATGTTGTAATTCAGAAGCTACAACTAATGAATTCATTCTGGGTACTTATAATACCAGGAGCAGTAAACGTTTGGCTAACTATTCTACTACTGAACTTTTTCCGTGGTGTGCCTAAAGAGTTAGAAGAAGCAGCATTAATTGATGGCGCAGGTCATTTCCGTACGTTGTTCAGCATCTACTTACCAGTTTCATTACCAGCACTAGCAACGTTAGGATTGTTCAGCATCGTGTTCCATTGGAACTCATGGTTTGATGGAATGCTATATTTGAATGATAAGACAGACTTTCCTCTTGCTACATTTCTTCAGACGGTCATCGTTCAGCGCGATATGAGTTCGATGAGTTTCAATCCGGTGGAAATGAAGATGTTGTCGCAAAAGACTGTAAGAGCATCTCAAATTTTTCTTGGAGCATTGCCTGTCATGATTATATACCCGTTATTGCAAAGGTTTTTTGTTAAAGGATTAGTAATAGGATCAGTGAAAGAATAA